GATAAACATGTGGATTAAATGCCGCCCATGCGCATCGGCGGTCCGTGATGGTTTAAGGTGCGCCGATCGATTGAAACGCCGCCGGGCAGGGCGGCAGGCAGGGTGAGAAGCATGGCTGGTAGCGTAAACAAGGTAATTCTCATTGGAAACGTCGGTGCGGACCCGGAAATCCGCCGCACGCAGGATGGTCGGCCGATCGCCAATCTCCGTATCGCGACCTCGGAGACCTGGCGCGACCGCAATTCCGGCGAGCGCCGTGAAAAGACCGAATGGCACACCGTCGTCGTCTTCAACGAGGGCCTCTGCAAGGTGGTCGAGCAATATGTGAAGAAGGGCGCCAAGCTCTATATCGAAGGTCAGCTGCAGACCCGCAAATGGCAGGACCAGCAGGGCCAGGACCGCTACTCGACGGAAGTGGTGCTGCAGGGCTTCGGTTCGACCCTGACCATGCTTGACGGCCGCGGCGAAGGCGGCGGTGCAAGCTCCGGCGGCGGCCGAGGCAGCAGCAATAATGATTATGGCGATGACTACGGCGCCCCGGCTCCTTCATCATCGCCAAGCCGCGGCGGTGGCGGCGGCAACTTCTCGCGCGATCTCG
This Rhizobium acidisoli DNA region includes the following protein-coding sequences:
- a CDS encoding single-stranded DNA-binding protein; translated protein: MAGSVNKVILIGNVGADPEIRRTQDGRPIANLRIATSETWRDRNSGERREKTEWHTVVVFNEGLCKVVEQYVKKGAKLYIEGQLQTRKWQDQQGQDRYSTEVVLQGFGSTLTMLDGRGEGGGASSGGGRGSSNNDYGDDYGAPAPSSSPSRGGGGGNFSRDLDDDIPF